GGGCCAGAGCCTGGCCCGGAAAGAGGGCGGGGACGGGAAACGGCTGTCGCGAAACATGTGTAGGAGGCTCCTGAAACCGGCGGGGGGACGCCTTGGCCCATCCCCAGCCGTCGGCCGCAGCCTACGCTAATGGCAGACCTCCGGGTAGGAGGCCGCTACTGACCGGATGAGAGGCAGGTCGCGGGCTCGAGGTAGAAGGCCTCCCACGCACCCGTGTCCGTGGGATTGCAGATGCCCACGTTGCCGCCGTTGCCGCTCTGGATGGGGGCGCCGGGGGTGTTCTCCTTCCAGTTGCGCGCGGTGCCAGTCGTTGATTCGAAGCCATAGCGATCGCGGCCGCCGAAGACGCCGCATGCGTGGCGGGTGAACGCCTCCGCCGTGCCGAGCGAGGCGTTCACGGTGAGCTGATCCGCGACCACCGCCAGGTACGCGCCGCTCGTCCCCTTGAGCTTGTATTTCGCGCCGCTGGTGACGAGCTCGAAGACTTCGCCGCTGGTCTGCGTCGTGCCCAGGGCGGCCACCTTGCCCGCGCCATCGACGGTGAGCCACTTGTCGGTGCGCTCGCTCTGGATGCGGAAGCAGCCCGCGCTGCCGCTGGCCTCGGTGTGGCAGGTCGCATCGCAGCCATCGCCCGGCTGGGTGTTGCCATCGTCGCACTGCTCGCCGCTCTCGACCGTGCCATTGCCGCACACGGGGCCGGTGCCGCTGCCCGGGCAGGCCACCGGTTCAAGGTAGAAGCCCTCCCAGGCTCCGCCATCCGCCGCATTGCAGGCGCCGCCATTGCCGCCGTCACCGCTCTGGATGGGGCCGCCCGTCGTGGTCTCCTTCCAATGGGGCGCGCTCCCCACGGAGGCCTGGAAGCCGACGCGCGTGCGCCCGCCGTAGCCGCAGGCAATCCGGGTGAACGACTCCCCGCTGGTGAAGTTGGCTCCCATCGTGAGCTGGTTCGCCACCACTGTCATGAACGCGTCGCCGGAGCCCTTGAGCTTGTATTGGGTTCCGTTCGGAACGAGCTGGAAGATCTGCCCGCCCGCCTGCGTCGTGCTGCTGGCGACGACCTTGCCCGCGGTGTCGACGGTGAGCCACTTGTCGGAGCGCTCGCTCTGGATCTGATAGCAGCTCCCGCCCGAGGTCTCGGCGAACAGGGCGGTGTAGGTGGCCGCGCTGCCAGGCGTGGTGAAGGTATGGGATTGCGCGCCGCCGTCGGACCATGACGAGAACGCCCAGAACTTCCCGTTCGCATACTGCGGCGACTCCACGCCCACGGAGCGGATGACCCCGACCACGCCCGTCGTCTCGTGCGGCGCCGGGAACGGCCGCCCGTCCATCAACACCTGAAGCCCGCTCGGCACGCTGGTCACCGTGAGCGGGACCGTGACGGGGTGGACGTCGCGATATGTCGTGTGGGTGAGGCCAATCGAGTCGCGCACCGTGAGCCGCACGCGATACCAGACGTTGGCGGAGCTCTCGCCGATGTTCGGGATGGGCCAGCTCCCGCTCGCGACGCCGACGGTATCAGCCATGGCCGGGTGCGTGTGGGTGTCGTGGTGGAAGGTGATGTTCCAGGTCATCGCGCTCGGCGGCAGCGCGCCATCCTCCAGGTCGCTGGCCGAGCCGGAGAACGTCAGGTTCGTGGCCGCGGTGTACGTCGCGCCCGTGGCCGGCGTGACGATGGTGGCCACCGGCGGCTTGTTGGACGTCACCGTCAGCACGGCCTCGGCGCTGGTGGCCGAGCCCAGCCCGTTGGTCACGACCACGCGGAAGCGCGCGCCGCTGTCGGAGAGCTGCGTGGCGGTCAGCTCATAGGCCGGCGAGGTCGCGCCGGGGATGTCCACGCCGTTGCGCTGCCACCGGTAGGCGAGGGGAGGCTCGCCGCTCGCGGACACCGTGAAGGCCGCCGGGTCGCCAACGGAGACCAACGTGCTCGCCGGCTGCTGCGCGATGCTCGGCGGCAACGAGGCCGTGTAGGCGATGCGGCCCACCTGGCCCGAGCCGCGCGCCAGGTAATAGAGCGCGCCATCCGGCCCGACATCCAGGTCCACGGGCCCCGGGGTGGCCGTCGCGAACAGTGAATGCGCACCGGTGTTCGGGTCGATGCGTGAAATCCAGTTGTTGGTGTAGTCCGCGAAGAAGTACTGGCCGACGTACGCGCTGGGAAACGCCGTGACGGGGGGATTGTAGAAGGCACCGCCCGCGATGCAGTTGCCGGCGGCCGTGCCGGAGCCATGCGGGTACGCGAAGAACGGCTGCGTGAGCTCCGGGCGGTTGGTGAAATAGCCCTCCGTCATCGGCCAGCCGTAGTTGGCGCCGGCCTGGCCGCGGTTGATCTCCTCCCAGCCGCCTTCGCCCACGTCGTTGATGAACAGGATTCCCGTGCCGGGTTGTACGTCGAAGGTGAAGGGGTTGCGCAGCCCCATCGCCCAGGTCGCCTTGGCGAGCCCGGTGGCGGCCGCATAGAAGGGATTGTCCGTGGGGATGCTGCCGTCCGGGTTGAAGCGCAAGAGCTTGCCGAGCGGCGTGTTCAGGCTCTGCGAGTTGGACGAGACCGCGTTCTCTCCGACGGAGACATAGAGCTTGCCGTCGAGTCCGAAGCGAACCGCGCCGCCGTTGTGGTTGGCGGCGTCCAGCGTCGGAAAGTCGGCCAGCACGAGCTCGCTTCCGGGAACCACGACATTGCCGTTCGCGGTGAAGCGGCTGACCCGGTTGTGGATGCTGCCCGCGACCGACGTGTAATAGACATACAGGTAGTGGTTGCTGTCGAAGTTGGGGTCGAACGCCACGCCCATCAGCCCACGCTCGTTGTCGGTATCCACGGCGAGCGTCATGAACGGAGTCGCCAGCAGCTGGCCGTTCACGACGACCCGCAGCGAGCCATTCTTCTCCGAGATGAACAGCCGCCCGTCGGGCGCGAAGGTCATGGTCGTGGGGCCCTGGAGGCCACTGACGAAGACCGAGTCGGCGAAGTTGGGCTCTTGAATGACCGCGCCCGCTCGCGCGACCGCCAGCTCCGGCGGCGACTCCGTCGAGCAGCCCACGAGGAGGCCAAAGACCGCGCACATGACGAAGAGCGGTAGGGGGGACTCCGCTCGGACACTCATTCCTGGCATCGCTGCTGCTCCCGGTCGAACGTAGGTTGGTTTTTCCAGGTTTACACTGAAGGCCTGTTCGACTGGGGCCGATTCAGCAATTCGGCAATGGATTCTCCCTCCCATCGTCATGAGTGCATCGCATCTCGCGGCATGCCTCGGGGGGAGGCTCACATGGATGGAATCTCTCGTTTCCAATCGGCTCTGAATGGTGTCCGGGTGTCTTCGGGCCCGGACACCGCTGCGCAGCCAGCGACGTCGCAGGACTCCACCGCCGAGCGCATGCTCCGGGAGCTGTTCTCCCGCAGCAGCTTCGAGCCGCAGTCCCGCCCCTCGGCGTCCACGACCTCCAGGGCCCTGCCCGAGCCCACGCCTCCTCCGGACGTCTCCAATGCATCCGTCGAGGATTGGCAGGCCTGGTGCGAGCAGTTCAGGGGCAACGCCGACGCCGAGCTCACCCGCAAGCGTGGCACCACCCTGCCGGACATCGCCGCCGACCAGGTCATGCATGGCTCCCGCTCGCCCGTGTATCCCGCGGGCCGCTCCACGGTGCCCGGCAACGAGAACGTCCCCGCCTTCTTCCAGGACTTCCCCGCCACCGGCGAGCGGCAGATGCAGCTCTACGCCTTCTGCCGTCCGCCTCCGGGCCAGACCTTGAACCCTTCGGACCGTAACCAGTGGGTGTCCTTCGAGGTGCATGGCGACATCTGCAAGGCCTACTCGGACGACACCTTCACGAACGGCCGCCAGGGCACCAACTCCCTCCTGGGCTACCCCAACTCCGGCCTCGAGGACGCGGTGCGCACCCGCCCGCCCTTCCTCGATGATCCGATGGTGAAGGCGTTCCGCGACGACCGGGTCGCCGCCGGCAAGCCCGACCGGGTGCCCTTCCAGGAGTTCCAGAACGGCTACCTCGCGGACCTCGGTGGCAAGGTGCAGGCCTTCTCCAAGGACGGACAGCGCCTGGGCACCGCGTGGCCCGGCGGGGACATGACCGCGCGCCCGACGCAGGACCCGGGGGGCGTCCAGCAGCCCACGGGCCCCTACGGCACCACGGGCCCGCTGAACGGAGACACCTCCTTCGGCAACGCGACGGTGCGGATGGGCACCTCCGCGAGTCACGGCGGCGCTGTCACCAGCCTCTTCTACGGAGGCAAGGAGTACATCAACAACAAGGACCACGGCCGGCAGATGCAGGTGGCCTACTCCCTGGACGGCTACGACGAGGCCCTGATGCCCACCGAGGCGGGGAGCAACCGGAACGGCTCGAAGCCCATCTCCACGACGCAGGTGATTGGCTACGGCGCGGAGCCCGGCCGCATGAGCAGCACCGTGCATCCCGCCTACTGGCTGGAGCCGGGAGAGGAGGCGGGCCCGTACAACAGCGTCACCCACGCCGTGAACGAGACCCTGGTTTCAGCGGACACCCTCACCAAGGACATCACCGTCGGCGTGGGCGGTCACGACAACGTCATCCAGTACGACAGCCACATCCACCTCGCCGCCCCTCACGACAAGGCCTACGTCGAGGCCCCCACCGCCTACCTCAACGGCGAGTTCGAGAAGCACTACCGCTTCGACCCCGCGACGGGTGAGACGCGCGAGTACGACCGGATCCACTCGGAGCCCCCGAAGCCCCCGGAGGAGAGGAAGGGCTTCCCGGACGAGGGGGGCAACGTGCCGCTCATCGTCGCCACGAACGAGGGCGATCGCGCCATGGCCATCTGGTCGCCGGACGAGGAACGGCCGGACCTCCAGTACCGCCTGCACCAGTTCGACCTCGACGACCCCACGGACGACTGCACCAAGCTCGGCGTCACCTTCGGCATGACGGGCGGCGTGCCGGAGGACATCAAGACGCGGAGCTACGTCATCGTCGGCACCGTGGAAGAGGTGAAGGCCCGGCTCGCGGAGCTGTACAGTCAGAACCCCACCGGCGTGGAGCGCAAGTGGCCGGAGGACGTTCGCGGAGGTTGATTCGACAGGCCCGGGCCGCTGGCATCGAAGAACACCATGTTGGTTTCGAGGTGGGGCGTCCTCAGCCAGGATGCCTGGAATTCGCGCGAGGCCGCCGGCCAGTTTCTGGGCGTTCGCGTGGTCCTCGGCCTGGCGCATCGCCCCGCCGAAGACGTGCTTGTAGCGCCGTGCCTGGGCAATGAAGTCCTTGCTGCCAGCGAGTATCGCCACGATGGGAGCGCCCAGGCCCTTGGTGAAGTCGACCCAGAGGGTGTCGACCTGGGCCGCGAACCGGGCGGCTGAAACGCCGCTGGCGACGCATGCATTGAACAGGCGTGCTCCATCCATGTGGACCGCGAGCCCTTGTTCGACGCACACCCGCCTGGCGATAGGCCCGTAAGGCGAGGGCACGGTCTTCACGCGCGCCAGGGCCTGCCGCAGTTCGTCCGCGGTGAGGATGCCTCGCTCCGTCGGAATCCTTTCCACCAGCACGTCAGAGCTGAAGGCAACGCCTCCCGATTCCGCCCGGATGATGTGGGCCATCCCGTCCGCGATGACCGCGTCCGCTGGCCGGGTGTGGACCTTGATGGCGACGAAGTTGCGCATCGTCCCCCCGGGAACCAGAGCGCAGCCTCCTTGCCCAGGAGCGCCGCGACGCGCTCTTGCAGCAGGTTCACCGTGGGATCTTCGCCATGCTGCTCGTCGCCGACCTCGGCGCTCGCGACGGCCTGGCGCATGGCCGGAGTCGGCTTGCTCTCCGTATCACTGGACAGCGGGATGAGGCGCGAAGGGAGGGGCAGGTTCATGTGTTCTCTCTGCCTCCCCTTGGCGAGGGGTGTCTTGAACGTTCCTTGCCTGCGGCCCGCCATCCTGGCGAAGGCGCCAGGCGTGATGCTGGTGATGCGCTTGAAGTGTCGCGTCAGATGACTCTGGTCCGGGAACCCGGCGAGCGCCGTGACCTCCACCAGCGGCATCCCGAGGCGGATGAAGTGTTTGGCCCGCTCCACCCGCGGCGCGATGAGATACGCGTGCGGAGCAAGCCCGGTGGCGGCGCTGAATGAACGGATCACCTGGGTCTCGGAGACTCCCGATTCGGCAGCCAGCTCCGAGATGCGGATGTTCTCCGAGAACCTGTCGTGAAGGGATTGTCTGACCCGCGAGACGGTTCGTGGGTCATGCAAGCGCCTGGAGCCCGCGGGGGCAGCGGTATGGCGCGTGAACAGCTCGCGCAGGAACAGGAGTGTGCGGCTCTCCCGCTCCAGCAGGTCCTCGGCGCCTTGCGAGGCTCGGTGGGGGGCTTCGAATCGCCGGTACAGCGAGCGGTCCAGCAACACGTGGCCATCGAAGGAGGGGGCTCTGGTGGCTTTCAAGCGCGCGAAGGACGAGCGCCGCGGACGGGTAGAACATCCGATAGCGCCAGCCGCCTTCGACGCCGCCATGTCCTTCGTGGACCATCCCGGGATGGATGACGCACAGGGAGCCTTCAGGCATCAACAGAGGAGAGGACCGGCCCGGGCGGAAGCGCTGGGCGCCTCGCTCGATGATTCCGATGGCATGGGCCTCATGGAAGTGAGCCGGGAAGGCGAAGTCCCGGTACTCCGCGTGCAGATACTCGACTGACTCCAGGGCGGGCTCCGTCCAGAACTTCACCTGGTTTTCAGTCGCACCCGTGGACGCCATGGGACCCCTCTTCAGCGGGAGGCCTCGATCCCCTTCAGGATGAGATCGATGCCGGCGAGGAACTCGGCGAGGTCGTCGTGCCCGGGCAGTTGGGCCGCGATTCTGCGGGTGAACGGATACTCGTTCGCGTCGAGCTCCTTCCACCGGGCAGACACCGTGTTGAGGAAATCCACGCGGTTCACGGACGGGTCGAACAGGCGGCCGTTCGCGGCGTTCTGGATGCTCACGCCAACGATGTAGCTCATCAGTGCCGACCCCGCCGTGAACCAGGCGCTGTCCGGAACCTTCATCGCCTGGAGCTGTCGTCCGATGCGTTCGAAGATGCGCAGCATCGGGGCCTCCCACGAAGCGTGGGAGAGCTGCGTCCCCACCCACGGATGCGCGTCGATGGTCTCGAACAGGCCGACGGCGAGCCCGCGAATCGACTCCCGCGGCGTAGCG
The sequence above is drawn from the Corallococcus sp. NCRR genome and encodes:
- a CDS encoding PQQ-dependent sugar dehydrogenase — translated: MSVRAESPLPLFVMCAVFGLLVGCSTESPPELAVARAGAVIQEPNFADSVFVSGLQGPTTMTFAPDGRLFISEKNGSLRVVVNGQLLATPFMTLAVDTDNERGLMGVAFDPNFDSNHYLYVYYTSVAGSIHNRVSRFTANGNVVVPGSELVLADFPTLDAANHNGGAVRFGLDGKLYVSVGENAVSSNSQSLNTPLGKLLRFNPDGSIPTDNPFYAAATGLAKATWAMGLRNPFTFDVQPGTGILFINDVGEGGWEEINRGQAGANYGWPMTEGYFTNRPELTQPFFAYPHGSGTAAGNCIAGGAFYNPPVTAFPSAYVGQYFFADYTNNWISRIDPNTGAHSLFATATPGPVDLDVGPDGALYYLARGSGQVGRIAYTASLPPSIAQQPASTLVSVGDPAAFTVSASGEPPLAYRWQRNGVDIPGATSPAYELTATQLSDSGARFRVVVTNGLGSATSAEAVLTVTSNKPPVATIVTPATGATYTAATNLTFSGSASDLEDGALPPSAMTWNITFHHDTHTHPAMADTVGVASGSWPIPNIGESSANVWYRVRLTVRDSIGLTHTTYRDVHPVTVPLTVTSVPSGLQVLMDGRPFPAPHETTGVVGVIRSVGVESPQYANGKFWAFSSWSDGGAQSHTFTTPGSAATYTALFAETSGGSCYQIQSERSDKWLTVDTAGKVVASSTTQAGGQIFQLVPNGTQYKLKGSGDAFMTVVANQLTMGANFTSGESFTRIACGYGGRTRVGFQASVGSAPHWKETTTGGPIQSGDGGNGGACNAADGGAWEGFYLEPVACPGSGTGPVCGNGTVESGEQCDDGNTQPGDGCDATCHTEASGSAGCFRIQSERTDKWLTVDGAGKVAALGTTQTSGEVFELVTSGAKYKLKGTSGAYLAVVADQLTVNASLGTAEAFTRHACGVFGGRDRYGFESTTGTARNWKENTPGAPIQSGNGGNVGICNPTDTGAWEAFYLEPATCLSSGQ
- a CDS encoding AraC family ligand binding domain-containing protein — protein: MASTGATENQVKFWTEPALESVEYLHAEYRDFAFPAHFHEAHAIGIIERGAQRFRPGRSSPLLMPEGSLCVIHPGMVHEGHGGVEGGWRYRMFYPSAALVLRALESHQSPLLRWPRVAGPLAVPAIRSPPPSLARRRGPAGAGEPHTPVPARAVHAPYRCPRGLQALA
- a CDS encoding TetR/AcrR family transcriptional regulator; translation: MAKARRGAERREDALSRERIVDAAITLLDEQGEDGLTFRALATRLATGAGAIYWHIANKDELLVAATDAVIARAMATVPASATPRESIRGLAVGLFETIDAHPWVGTQLSHASWEAPMLRIFERIGRQLQAMKVPDSAWFTAGSALMSYIVGVSIQNAANGRLFDPSVNRVDFLNTVSARWKELDANEYPFTRRIAAQLPGHDDLAEFLAGIDLILKGIEASR